In Sandaracinaceae bacterium, the genomic window CCCGACCAGGCGCGGGACATCATCGAGGCGGCCCGCCGGACGCTCTCGCCGCTCTCGCCCACGCGTCAGGTGGTGCTCACGCAGCGCGATGTGCGCCGCTTCCTGCGGCGGCTGCTGGAGGTGGAGCTGCCCGACGTGACCGTGCTCTCGTACCAGGAGCTGGCCCCAGAGGTGAACGTCCAGCCGCTGGGTCAACTGGGCCTGGCCGGGCTCCACCGTTGACGGCCTGCCCCCCACCCGTCGTGAATGCGTCGCAGAGCGTGTGAACCAACCTTCACGATCCAATCGCGGCGATCTCCGCACAAGCGGAGCCCACCCTGGCGATCCCACGGGCAAAGTGCGAAAACCAAGGAACTCGCAGCCCGGGTGAATGGCTGGCACTCTCCTTGCGTACAATCTCTGCGACGCGCACTCGCGCCCCCCGCAACTGATTGCTCCGGCACACCACCAAGGGTTCTTCCGAAATGACTCGGATCTCTAAGTTCACGCTCCTCCTCACCACCGTCCTGGCTCTTGGCGGCGTGCCCGAGCAGGCCTCCGCCCAGTGCGACCCCAACGCGGCATTCTGTGCCGACGCCCAGGGTCCGCGTGGCCGTCGCGCCACCGTCCAGGTCGTACGGCGCCCGCGCACCGTCGTGGTGCAGCCCGCGCCGCCCCCGCCGGTGTACGTGGTCCAGCCCCAGCCGGTGGCCCCGCCTCCGCAGCCGGTCTACGTGGTGCAGCCGCCTCCCCCGCAGCGCGTGGTGGTCATCCAGCCGGCGCCGCCGCCCCCGCAGCGGGTCGTCGTCATCCAGCAGGCCCCCCCGCCTCCGCAGCAGCAGGTGGTGGTCATGCAGCCGCAACAGCAGGTGGTCGTGGCCCAGCCGCGCGCCCGCTGGACCATGGATGACGCCAACCGTCGCCGCGTTGGTCTGCACGCCGAGATTGGTGGCGTCGTCGGGCGCCAGGTGCAGATGGGAGGCTTCGCCGCTGGTCTGCGCCTCCGCCCGGTCCCGTTCCTGGGTATCGACGTCACGGCGGGTGTCTACTTGGGACAGGACTACGTGGGCAACGACCGCCTCGAGGTGCCCTTCCGCGTGGACGTGCGCTTCTTCGTGAACCCACAGAGCCGCGTCCAGTTCTACGCCCTCGTCGGGGCAGGCGTGTCCGTGGCCCGGGCAGAGAACTACGACGTGTTCACCGGCGTGCTCCTGCAGCGTGACTTCACCCACGTGGGTGGCGAAGTCGGCGCCGGCGTCGAGTTCCGCCTCAACCGGGCCCTGGCGTTGAACCTGGACGTGCGTGGCTTCCTCCGCCAGCGCGTGGACTCCGACCCCCGCCCCGAGTACGTGGAAGAGGATCTCTACGGCAACATCCTTCGCACCACCGACACGAGCGCTGGCGTGACCCTCAACCTGGGCGGCACCATCTACTTCGGTCGCTAGTCAGCCCCTGAGACACCTGCAGAGCCTCCTGGTCCACCCGACCAGGGGGCTCTCGCGCTTCCGTCGGCCGAGGGGCAGCGCTTCGTTTCCGAAGGCGCGCGCGAGTGTGTCATCCTGCGGGCATGTCCCGGGATCGGTCCGCCGACATCCACATGAAAGACGGAATCTTGCGGCGCGGTCGCAAGGTGGGTCACGCGGACGCCAAGGGGCGCATCCGCGAGCGGGACAGTCGCTTCAAGAAGGGGCGCGAGCTCGGCTACGTGGACGACAAGCAGCGCGTCCGTCGCCGGCGCGGGCGCCTCGGGCAGCGCGGGGAGATCGTGGCCGTCATCCGGGGCAACGCCGTCTACGGGCGCGACACCGTGCTCGCGGCCGGTCCCAAGCTCGGCTACATCGACGAGCGTGGCAACGTCTGCCAGGTGGACTGCCTGGCGTTCAAGGGTCGCGTCGTCGGACGTGCGCGCGGCGCGGATCCAGAGTCGGCGCTCGGCTACTTCGTGCTCAAGTTCGAGGACGTGGCCACCCACGTGCTGGTCTTGGAAGAGAAGATCCGCGCCTCCGAGGACCAGTTCGCGTTCTTGCCGCGCGTGCGCGCCACGCGTCAGTTGCTGCCCGAGGTGGACGCCCTGGGCGACTTCGACGCCCTGTTCGAGAAGCTGGACGACCTCGAAGAGCTCTGCGTGGTGGGTCTGGGCGACCACTTCACCGCAGAGGGCGGCCTCGGCCGCTTGCTCACCGAAGGCGTGACCATCGATGGCCTGCGCGGCGAGTTGGTGTCGCTGCTCGGGGGCGAGCGCCGCACGCAGGTGGACGCGCTGCTCTACCGCGCGCGCGGCGCGGTGGACGCCATCAGCGAGGGGCGCATCCCCACGCTCGCGGATCTCGAGGGGCCACCCGAGCCGGAACCCGAGCCCGAGCCCGAGCCGGAGCCCGAGCACGAGGCTGGCCGCCTGACGCGCTCGCTGGTGTCGCTAGACCGCCTGCGCACGGAGCTGGCGCGCATCGCGCAGGACCCCACGGCCCCGGCCGAGGAGCTCATCGACCGGGCGCGGCGCACCATCGGCAGCTACCTCGAGACGGGCGAAGAGACACGGCGATCTCCCAGCACCATGCCGCCGCCTCCGCCAGGCGAGCGGGGAGAGCGCGGGGAACGGGGCAGCGTGCGGCCGGCCGCGCTCATCGCCGGGGCCCACCAGGTCCGTGGCGTGGTGGAGCAGCGCCTCGACGAGGTGCGCGACTGGCAGCGCAGCCAGGGCGACAAAGTGCTGGTGTGGAAAGACGGCATCAAGCGCATCGCCCTCGGCGATGACGACGACGACGACGCAGACGGCTACGAGCGGGAGTAGCCCGACGAACCGTCAACCCTTGGGGCTGCTGCGCAGCAGGTCGGTGAGCAGCGCCGCGCAGGTGCGCTCGCACATGTCGAACACCAGCTCGAAGCCCTCGGGGCCGCCGTAGTACGGGTCGGGCACCTCGTCGTCGCCCGGCGCGGCCAGCGGGTCGAAGGCGCGGAAGAGCGCGATTTTGGCGCGGTCCTCGTCGTCCCGCGCCAGTCGCTGCAGGCTCTCGAGGTTGCTGCGGTCCATGGCCAGCACGCGGTCGAAGCGGTCGAAGTCGGCCGCGGTGAAGTGCTCGGCCACCCCCGGGAGTGAGAACCCGCGACGGCGGGCGGTCTCCTCGGCGCGGCGGTCCGGGCGCGCGCCCACGTGCCAGGCGCCGGTGCCAGCACCAGCCACCGAGATCACGTCTTCGAGGCGACGCTCGCGCACCAGGTTCTCCATGACGCCGTGGGCCGTGGGGGAGCGGCAGATGTTGCCGAGGCAGACGAAGCAGACGCGGATCATCGCGCCGCATCCTACCCCAACGCGCGCCTCAGTCGGTGACCCAGACTCGGCTGCTGCGGAAGGCCGTCTGGTGCGTGACCACGCCGTGCCAGCCCGCGGGGATCTCGGGCCACGTGAACTCGAACACGCGCTGCGCGTCCACCGGCGACAGGTTCACGCAGCCGTGGCTCACCAGCTGCCCGAAGCGCTCGTGCCAGAACGCGGCGTGCAGCGCGATGCCCTGCTCGAAGTACTGCGTGTAGGGCACGTCCTCGATGCGGTAGCGGTCGCTGTCCACGTCTCCGCCCAGGTTGCTCATGGTGCTGGTGATCATCTTGCGCTGGATCCGGAAGATGCCGCGCGGCGTGGGGTGCGCGGGGTCACCGCTCGACACCAGCGTGCTGTAGACGGGATCGCTGCCGCGGTAGAGCGTGAGCGTCTGCTCGCCGAGATCCACGTGCACCCAGGGCTCGTCGGCAGCGACTTCGAACGGCGGCTCGGCCAGCTCGGCCACGCCGATGTACCAGGCGCGCGCGAAGCGGTCGCCGTCCAGCACGTGCATCACGTTGCCGTCGAACCACTCGCGCCGCTGCCACGAGCCCACGATGGTCCCGGCTGGGATGATCTCGGCCTCGGCGTCACGGAAGAAGCGCCAGTCTCCGCTGCGGCGGTCCTCGTCCCGCAGGTCAGGCAGGCGCTCGCGCGGGCGGATGTCTTGCCGTGCCCACGGGATGGGCAGCGGGCGCTCGGCGTTCACCTCGACACCATGGAAAGTGCTGCCGTCTTTCCGGTGCAGCTGCACGCGCAGGATGTAGCGACCGGTCACAGTGCGCGCGTAGCGGCGCTCTTCGCGGCGCACGATGCCTGCCATGGCCACGATCACGCCGCGGTCGAGGAAGCGCGCCACGCGGGCAGGAGGGGCGTCGGTACCGCGCGTGGCGCTGCGCATGCGCTCTGCTTGCTCGGGGCTACGCGCCCGCAGGGCCAGGTAGCGCGCGGCCCAGGCCATGACCTCCGTGTGCTCGTCGCGCGTGGGCGGGTTGTGGTACTCGGGCACCAGGTCCTCTTTGACCTTCAGGTACTCGTACGGCAGCGGCGCTTCGCGGTCCGCCGCCACCGCCGAGGCGTCCGCTTCGGGAGGCTCGCTGCCGATCTCGAGGCCCTGGCCAGCGCACGCGTAGCCCGTGGGGTTCACCGCGTGCCAGCCCGTGGCGCAGCGCGGCGAGGGCGTGCCCTCGGTCTTCACGCGCACACGCGCGCCCAGGCGCAGCCAGCCAATCACGGTGGCGTTGGGCTCTGGTGCAGCGCGCACGGGCAGCTGCACGCCGGTCACCAGCGCGTGGCTGGGGTACTCGGCGTCGATGCGGGCCTGCTCCTCGGCGGCGCGCCCGGCGGCCTCCTGCTCGGCAGCTGACAGCGAGGCGGCGCTCTCGTCAGAGGACGAGGCTGCCTGCCCCTCGCGCGGGCCGCGCTCGCAGGCCAGCGCCCCGAGGAGGCCAGTCAGGATCAGGGCTCGCCAGGTCAACACGTCATCAATCAGCGGTAGTCTCGAGGTCCACGTCGAACTGCAACAGCATACCCAGGGCAGGGCACTCTATGCCGATCTGCGTGCACAGGGCTGGGTAGAGGTCGTCGGCATCCACCAGGGCCAGCTCGCTGCGGGTCATGCTGCAGGACACCTGGTCTTCGAGGCGCCGCACGTTGGCGCGCAGCTCGTTCATGCAGGTCTCCAGCTCGCCCACGGTCGTGTCACATGCGTCGAACGCGTTCGCGTTGATGTTGTCGCAGCTGGTCACCTCGGGGGGAGGTGCCTCGTTGACGCATTCGCTGCGCACCTCGCCACACGAGATCGCCGCGGAATCCACCAGCACGCCGGCCGCGGTGCAGATGGTCCGCGTCACGGGGCCGGTGGCCAGGGCAAGCAGCTCGTTGCTGATCGCCACGCAGAGGTCACTCAGGTCCTCGGGGGTGGCGTCGTCGAAGACGGTCTCGGGTGGGACGTCCGTGCCGAACGAGCCGGTGCCGCACGCCGCGAGCAGAGAGGAGAGGACTACGAGGAGGGTAATGTGGGTTTGTGTGCGCATCGGCAGAGCCTAGATCGCTTCGGAAGACGCGTCGAGGCTGGTGGTGCTGGCTCAGCCGCCGCTCCCAGGAGGCTGCGCCTCGCGGGCCCGCTCCAGCACCAGCTGGGCCAGCAGATCGTGCACGCCGAGGGGGGCCGTGACGCGCCACGTGACCCCTGCGTGCTGGCTCGCGGCCTCGGCCACCAGGCGCGGGATGTCCTCGGTGGCGTGGCGCCCGGGCGCGAGCATGAAGGGCACCACCGTGACGTCGGCGGCGCCCTGGCGTACGGCGTCGCCCAGCGCCGTGGCGATGTCGGGCGCGGCCAGCTCCATGTGCGCCCCGAGCACGATGTCGTACTCGCCCTTGGTGCGCAGCAGCGTGGCCACGGCGCCGACGCTCTCGTTGGCCACCGCCACGCGGCTGCCGTGGTCCACGATCAAGAGCGCGCGTACCATGCTCAGTGGAACTCCCGCAGGTGCGTGATGTACCAGGCGTCGTCCCAGGTGATGAGCGTGCGCACCTCGATGGCTCGCTCCACGCGCGCGCCGTTCACCTCGGTGCTGTAGATCAGCTGGTTGCGGCGCGCCGACCAGTAGGGCAGGCGGTTGGCTTCTTCGCGCACCGCCACCCAGCTGCGCCGCCGCGAGAACTCGAGCCGCTCGAAGCGCGCGTCCGCCGGGACGTCCGCGTGCAGCGCGTGAACGTCGGCGTGGAACTCACGCATCAAGCGGTCGTAGATGGTGTCCGGGTTGGCCACGCCCTTGATCAGCGCGAACGCGGGTCGCGGCAGGTAGGCCGCCGAGGCCAGCTCCGGGTCGTCTGCCACGATGCCGCGCAGCAGCGTCCGCGCGCGCTCGAGGTCGGCCTCCGCGAACGGCGGCATGGGCGGCGCGGTGCGAAGGCTGGGGCTGTTGTGTGCGGGGACGGCCAGCGGCTCGGCGGCCGGCTGCGCGTGACTGCCGAGGTGCGCGCTGGTGGCGAGCAGTGCGGTGAACACAGCGGCGGTGAGGAGCGAGCGAGAGCAGGTAGGGACGTGGGTGGTCACACGAGAGGGTTCGCAGGTTCGTCGCCGCTGCGCAAACCCCGAGCCTGCATGGTAGCGTGCCGAGATGGGCCAGGCGCCGTCCATCCTCGCCATCGACTCGAACATCTCGCACGACGCGTCCGTGACGGTGGTGCGGGACGGCGAGCTCTTCGCGGTGGAGTGCGAGCGGCTCGATCGTGTGAAGAAGTCGGGCGGGTACCGGGTGTCCATCGAGCGGAGCCGCGACGGGCTCACCTACCACCTCTCGAATCACGGCGATATCACGGACGCCATCCGCTACTGCATGGACTTGGCGGGGCTGACCCAGGTGGATCACGTGATTCACACCGGACAGCCGAAGTACGTCCGGTTCCTCGAGCTAGCGCGCTACATGGCGCCCGGGGCGCAGATTCAGTCCTTCCCGTCCCATCACCTGGCTCACGCCTGCAGCGCTTTCTACTACGCCGACTTCCCGCGCGCCGCCGTGCTCGTGGTCGACGGGTCCGGACCCGAGCGTGATTCCGCCGCGTCGCTGCTCCAGTCCTCGTACTTCTTCGACGGAACCAATGTGCGAGGTGTGCGCCGCACCGGGACCACCGCCTATCACCAGCAGGGAATAGGCCTCAACTACATGATGCACACCTTCCTCCTCGGGCACGAGGAAGGGTCCATCATGGGGCTCTCGTCCTATGGGGACGCCGCCCGCTATCCTCAGTCCATGCTGTACGAGTCGGAGGGACACATCTACGTGGACCCTAGCCGGTTGCCTCACCGTGTCAGCACCCACTGCCGCGAGGCCACCGAGTGCACGCTGCTGGGCCACTACGGTCTCAGCCTGGAAGAAGTCCACGAAGCGCGTGGTCACATCGAGAGCAGCGTGCTGGCCGACGTGGCGGCCCGGGTCCAGCAGGAGACCGAGCAACGGATGGTCCAACTGGCCAACGAGCTGTACGAGGCCACGGGCTGTGAAGCGCTCTGCATGGCCGGCGGGGTGACTCTCAACAGCGTGGCCAACCACAAGATCCTCGAGCAGACGCCGTTTCGCGAGGTCTTCATCCAGCCTGCGGCCCATGACGCTGGAATCAGCTTGGGGCTGGCGCTCTTCGCGCACCATCACCTGCACGGAGCTCCGCGGCGTCGGCGGCGCAACGTGTATTTGGGCAAAGCGTACACGGACGCCGAGATCGAGACTGCCCTGGCTCTCTACGCAGACCGCGTCACGTGGGAGCGGGTGCCCGCGGCCGCCCCTGCTGCGGCCGACCTCTTGGCGTCGGGCGAAGTCATCGGGTGGTTTCAGGGGCGCATGGAGTTCGGGCCGCGCGCGCTCGGGCACCGCTCCATCCTCGCGCACCCGGGGTCTCTGGCCATCCGTGACCGCGTCAACGACATCAAGCAGCGCGAGCGCTGGCGACCGCTGGCCCCGTCTGTCCTGGCGTCGGCACTGCCAGACTACTTCGAGATGCGCTGCCAGAACGCCTATATGCTGTTGGTCGCGCAGGTCACCGAGCGCGCGCGACGAGAGGCCCCCGCCATCGTCCACGTGGACGGCACGGCGCGTCCCCAGGCCGTCGAGCCCGACGCCAGCCCCTTGCTCCACGAGCTCATCACGGCCTTCGCGGCGCGCACTGGGCTCCCCATGGTGCTCAACACCTCGCTCAACACCAAGGGCGAGCCGCTCATCGAAAACCCAGAGCAGGCGCTGGTCTTCTTGCTGAGCAGCGGTGTCGATGCCCTGGTCGTCGGCAGCTTCGTGGCGCGACGCGGCTCGGGCGCTGGGCGAGTGCCCGCCATCACCGTACTCAAGACTCCGGATGAAGGGCCGCCCATCGATCTCGAGCGCTGCCGCCCGCATCTCGAGAGCGCGCTAGTGGGCCTCGATGTCCGGGACATCGCGTACTTCAAGGGCGAGTACCACGTGATCTTGGGGGTCGTGGTGGGGTCCGAGCAGCGAACTCTCGATCTGGGCTTCCAGGTGGTCGACGGTCGCGTCGGTTCGCTCATGAACCTCCGTCGCGGCAAGGCGTTTGCCGAGCGCCATCGTAGGCTGGTCGAGCCCTTCATCACCGCATTCGAGCGGTTCCTGGCCGAGTCGAGCGAGCCCAGATAGCTGAAGAAGCTTCCAGTCCGCGATGCGCCACTCGCCGACGTTCTCCGCTTCCCGCGCCATCCGGCTGGCCATGTGTGGCTGCACCGCCTGTGACCACCATGAGGAATGCTGCGGGGAGGCTCGCGAGCTGACGCGTGTCACGGTCGGGGACGCCGAGGTCACGCTCTCCGTGGACGTGCTGGACCATCACCGGCCGCTCATCCCTCGCGTGCGATCCAGACTGGAGCGGGCCGCCCGCAGGCTGCTCCACCATGGAGCGCGAGCGTGGTCACACTGCCGCACGGGGCCTCGGAAACAAGGGGAATGCGAGCTCCAGCGCGCCCGGAGCGCGGTGGCACGCGCCTCGCAACGCGTGTGTCTCGAAGGAGACCACCCATGACCCGCAACAGCACGCATCCCCCGTCCACCACTCTCTCGCGCGAGCGCACCAGCGTCACGTTCTGGGGCGTCCGAGGCAGCCTCGCAGCCCCCGGCGAGGCCACGCGCCGCATCGGCGGAAACACCAGCTGCGTGGAGCTGCGCAGCGGAGCCACCTCGCTGATCTTCGACGCGGGCACCGGCCTGCGCGCGTGCGGCGAGGCGCTCGTGCGTGAGCCCGCGCGCGACCTGCACCTCTTGCTCTCGCACCTGCACTGGGACCACATCCAGGGCTTCCCGTTCTTCGTGCCGGCCTACGTGCCCGGCACGCAGCTGGTGGTGCACGGGCCCTGTGCGCAGGACACGCTGCGCGAGACTCTCGAGACGCAGATGCGGGCGCCCAATTTCCCGGTGCGCTTCGCCGACCTGCGCAGCCACGTGGAGCTGCGGGGTACGCAGGCGGGAGTCACACAGCACCTGGGTGACTTTGCCGTGCGCGCGGCCCTCCTGAACCACCCGGGCGGCGTGTTTGCCTATCGCATCGAGTCGAGTGACGCGGTGGTGGTGTACTCCGACCGACCACGAGCACGGCAGCGCCGCGGACGAGCGCTTGGTGGAGCTGGCCAAGGGCGCCGACGTCCTGATCTACGACGCCATGTACACGCCCGAGGAGTACCGCGGCGAGGCCGGTCCCAGCCGCGTGGGCTGGGGACACTCCACCTTCGAGGAAGCCGCGCGCGTGGCCACGGCGGCGGGCGTGAGGCAGCTGGTGCTGTTCCACCACGACCCCTCGCGCAGCGACGACCAGGTGGACGCGCTGGTGTCCCGGGCGCGCGCGCTGTTCCCCAGCACCATCGCGGCGCGCGAGGGCCTGCGCCTGCTGCCCGGTGCGGGAGACCAGAGCGAGGCCGTGCTGCACGCACGAGTCGCGTGAACGCGCGGAGGCGAGTAGGCTCCGTGCACATGTCTCGGCTCTCGTTGCTGGTCGATCTGTCTGCGGTGCTGGGCCGGCAGATCGACCTCGACACGCTGCTCGCGGCAGCGGCCACCCGCATCGCCGAGGCCCTGCACGCCGAGCGCGCCACCATCTGGATCGCCGATCCGGGCGAGGGCGGCCTGGTCTCGCAGGTGGCCGTGCTGCCCGAGGTGGCGCGGCTGGTCCAGCCGCTCGGCGTGGGGCTCTCGGGGCGCGTGGCCCAGACCGGGGAGCGCCTGCTCATCCCCGACGTCACGCGCGATCCACGCTTCGACAAGCGCACCGACCAGCAGACCGGCTGGACCACGCGCAGCATGCTGGTGGTGCCCATCCGCGAGCAGCCCGACCAGCCCATCCGCGGCGTGCTGCAGGTGCTCAACAAGGTGTCGGGCACCTTCGTGCAGGAGGACCTCGACTACGTGACCGCGCTCGGCCGGCAGCTGGCGCTGGTGTTCTCGCTGACCAGTCTGCACGCGGAGCGGCGCACGCAACCGGGCCTCACGCTGCGCGGGCGCTTCAACAAGGTCATCGGGCGCAGCCCCGCCATGGACGCCGTGTACCAGCGCATCATGCTGGCCGCCGAGACCGACGCCACGGTGCTGCTGCAGGGCGAGACGGGCACCGGCAAGGGCGTGTTCGCGCGCGCCATCCACGATAACTCCAAGCGCCAAGCCGGACCGCTGGTGGTGCTGGACGCCACCACGCTGCCGGCCCAGCTCATCGAGAGCGAGCTCTTCGGTCACGAGCGCGGCGCCTTCACGGGAGCCAACCGGCGCGTGCTCGGCAAGGTGGAGCTGGCGCAGGGCGGCACGCTGCTGATCGACGAGATCGGCGACCTGCCGCTCGAGAGTCAGGGCAAGCTGCTGCGGCTGTTGCAAGACCGCGAGTTCGAGCGCGTGGGCGGGCGGGAGACCATCGCGTCCAGCGCGCGTGTGGTGTGTGCCACGCACCGGGACCTCGAGCGCATGGTGGCGGAGGGGCGCTTCCGCCAAGACCTGCTCTACCGCGTGAAGGTGGTGCAGATCGCCATCCCGCCGCTGCGCGAGCGCGGCGCCGCGGAGATAGCGCTGCTGGCGGCGCACTTCGGGCGCATGTACGCCGAGCGCTACGGTCGCCCGCAGCCCGAGTGGACACCGCGGGTGCTGGACTCGCTCGCCGCGCACGCGTGGCCCGGCAACGTGCGCGAGCTGGAGCACTGGGTGGAGAGCGCCGTGGTGCTGTGCCCGGACGGACAGCTGCAGCCCTTCGAGCCACATGCGTCCACGCCGCCCACGCTGCGCGACGAGCGGGTGGTGCTGTCAGGCATCCCGATGGGGCTGACGCTGGACGAGGCCATTCGCGCTTACGCCCAGCGCGCGCTGGACGACGCGGGCGGCAACAAGACCGAGGCCGCGCGTCAGCTGGGAATCGGACGCAACCGGCTCGCACGGGTGCTGGGTAGCGCCTGATCCAAGCGGCCACCGTGACAGCAGCGGGCCCGCGATCCGATCACCGCGGCGCCGACCGCCCCCCGGGGGGGGGTTGCGCAGCGGCGGAAAAATGTGCTCATCATGGAACCGGTGGTGTTCTCGCGCGGCGCTGCGCCTCGTCGTTGCGAGCCTCTCGGTGGCGCATGGGTGCGAACATGGCGCTGCACGATTTCTTCATGAAGCTCAACGTGGCTACGGCTGGGCAGAACCCGAACGACGGGCTTCATCGCGCCCTGGCCGGCGTAGGTCTCCAGCCGCGTAGCCAGAGCGGAGCGCAGGCCGAGTACGGTGGCCAGTTCGAAGGGCGGCCTGCGATGCTTCGTGTGGACGGTAGCGCCGTGACCGCAGCCGGAAACGCGGCATACGGCCGGGCCATCGGTACTGAGGTAGCGGCGGGCCTCGGGCTGATCTCGGGGGGCTTCGCCGACTGGCGCAACCAGATGAACGAGCTGCACTCCCGGCGCGGGATGCGTGAGGCTCGCATGAGCTTCCACTTCGGCCTGGATGGTGGGCGCCCACCGGCAGCGCAGGTGCTGGTCTCGCGCGACGCGAGCATGGGCCACCCCGTGGCGCAGGACGTGTTCGTGCAAACCAGCCAGGAGGCGTGGCCGCACGTGACCCAAGCCTTCGTGGTGCAGCGCCTTCAGCAGGGGTCGTTCGACCAGATCCGCACGCAGCCCAACTCGACCTGGATCGAGGCCATCTTCATGCCTCGCATGGCGGACTACCAGCGCGTGGCGGCCGACCCTGCCGCCTTCGGACGCATGGTGGGCGGGACGCTCGGGGCCATGTCGGGGCTCGTCCAGATCTTGTGCCCGCGGTGACCCACCTCACGGCCCAACACCGCTGCGTCACGGTCTCCACGTGAGCGCTTGCGCGGGCGCCGTCGCGACGCCGTGACCAACGCCATCGTCGCAAGGCAGGCGGGCCACGCGCTCGCGCCCTCTCCGCGTTCGACGCTGCATCCCCCGCCCGTGCTTGGCGGGACGGGGCCGGCATCCACGTTGCCCATCCCGGCGTCCGGCACGATGACCGGGTCGCCCACGATGATGCTGTAGCCCTGCGTGATGGCGCAGAAGTACATGCCCCGCGCGATGACCGTGAACGTGTAGACCGCGTCGCCCGCGGGCAGCGTGCCCGAAAGGGTGCCGTCGGTTGCGAGCGAGACGCCACCAGGGAGAGTTCCCGAACCCAGCATGTACGTGAAGTCGCCGCTCAGGCCCGTGACGCTCAGCGTGGCGTCGTAGCTCGCGCCCGGCTCACCTCCGGGCAGCGCCGCAGGCAGGAACGTGAGCGCTGGACACTGACCGATGGGCCTGACGTTCACGAGGCCCTCGCAGCCGTTCGCGTCGGTGGCCCGGATGTCGAGGTTGGTCTCCGACGAGTCCCCGAGCGTGCCCGACAGCGTGGCCGTGCTGGCGTCCCACATGAGCGGAGCCACCAGACCGCCAGTCGCGCTCCACGTGTACGGTCCCGTTCCGCCGCTGGCCGTGAACGTCTGCGCGTAGGGAACGCCCAGCACCGGGTTCGGAATGGTGGCCGGCGAGATCGTGATGGTGGGGCAGTCGGTCTCCACCGTGTACGTGCGCGCGACCGAGCAGCCCGTCGCGTCGGTGGCGGTGATGGTCACGGACCCGCTGGCCATCCCCCCCGTGGCGGTGCCGGTGATGCTGCTGCCGTTGATGCCGAGACCTGGTGGCAGCGAACCGCTGGTGACCTGGTACGTGTACGGCAGCATGCCTCCGGTGGTGGAGAGCGCCTGCGAGTACGGCACCGTGGACACCACGCTCGGCAGGGTGCTGGGCGACAGCGAGAGGGGGTTGCACACCTTGAAGCATGTGGAGAACGCCGACGTGTGGGAGGCGGCGATGCTGATGGCGGTGGCCGTGATGTAGCGGCCCAGCGGGACGTCCGCTCCGAACGACCCCACCAACGTGGCGTGCCCCGAAGCGTCGGTGGTGATGCCAGCGCCGCCGAAGAGAGTCTCGCCGCGGCCGCCCGCCTCGCAGCTCGCGCTGTCGAAGTACTCGATGGCGTACTCCGTCGACGGGTTGCCCTCGAACGAGCCCTCGAGCGAGATGCTCCCGGCGCTCGGCACCGCCGACGTGAGGACGGGCGTGCTCGGCAGGACGCTGCCGGTGATGCCCCCCGTGGCGTGATCGAAGATGGAGTTACCCTCCACGATGGCGGTGCCCCCGGACTCGAAGCGCACGCCGTGCCCGTTGTGCGCGATGAGGTTGCCGTTCATCAGCGAGCCGATTCTCACCGCGGTGGCTCCGGAGACCAGCACGCCCGTCCCGTTTCCGAGCGAGCCGCTGCCCGTTGCGGGCACACCGATGCGATTGCGGAAGACGGCCGCGCCCGACCCGAAGAACCCGATCTCGACGGCGGCGCCCGTGTTGCCGGAGATCACGTTGGCCTGGTCCGCCATGCCCCCTCCGATGATGGCGGAGCTCGCTTGCACGGTGACGCCCGTGCCGTTGGGGATGGCGAGCGTCCCTGTGTGGTCGGTGCCGATGTAGTTGCCCACCACGCGCCCCTGGTTCCCGCCCAGGTACACAC contains:
- a CDS encoding outer membrane beta-barrel protein, whose translation is MTRISKFTLLLTTVLALGGVPEQASAQCDPNAAFCADAQGPRGRRATVQVVRRPRTVVVQPAPPPPVYVVQPQPVAPPPQPVYVVQPPPPQRVVVIQPAPPPPQRVVVIQQAPPPPQQQVVVMQPQQQVVVAQPRARWTMDDANRRRVGLHAEIGGVVGRQVQMGGFAAGLRLRPVPFLGIDVTAGVYLGQDYVGNDRLEVPFRVDVRFFVNPQSRVQFYALVGAGVSVARAENYDVFTGVLLQRDFTHVGGEVGAGVEFRLNRALALNLDVRGFLRQRVDSDPRPEYVEEDLYGNILRTTDTSAGVTLNLGGTIYFGR
- a CDS encoding low molecular weight phosphotyrosine protein phosphatase gives rise to the protein MIRVCFVCLGNICRSPTAHGVMENLVRERRLEDVISVAGAGTGAWHVGARPDRRAEETARRRGFSLPGVAEHFTAADFDRFDRVLAMDRSNLESLQRLARDDEDRAKIALFRAFDPLAAPGDDEVPDPYYGGPEGFELVFDMCERTCAALLTDLLRSSPKG
- a CDS encoding L,D-transpeptidase — translated: MLTWRALILTGLLGALACERGPREGQAASSSDESAASLSAAEQEAAGRAAEEQARIDAEYPSHALVTGVQLPVRAAPEPNATVIGWLRLGARVRVKTEGTPSPRCATGWHAVNPTGYACAGQGLEIGSEPPEADASAVAADREAPLPYEYLKVKEDLVPEYHNPPTRDEHTEVMAWAARYLALRARSPEQAERMRSATRGTDAPPARVARFLDRGVIVAMAGIVRREERRYARTVTGRYILRVQLHRKDGSTFHGVEVNAERPLPIPWARQDIRPRERLPDLRDEDRRSGDWRFFRDAEAEIIPAGTIVGSWQRREWFDGNVMHVLDGDRFARAWYIGVAELAEPPFEVAADEPWVHVDLGEQTLTLYRGSDPVYSTLVSSGDPAHPTPRGIFRIQRKMITSTMSNLGGDVDSDRYRIEDVPYTQYFEQGIALHAAFWHERFGQLVSHGCVNLSPVDAQRVFEFTWPEIPAGWHGVVTHQTAFRSSRVWVTD
- a CDS encoding cobalamin biosynthesis protein CbiX; amino-acid sequence: MVRALLIVDHGSRVAVANESVGAVATLLRTKGEYDIVLGAHMELAAPDIATALGDAVRQGAADVTVVPFMLAPGRHATEDIPRLVAEAASQHAGVTWRVTAPLGVHDLLAQLVLERAREAQPPGSGG
- a CDS encoding sigma-54-dependent Fis family transcriptional regulator, which translates into the protein MSRLSLLVDLSAVLGRQIDLDTLLAAAATRIAEALHAERATIWIADPGEGGLVSQVAVLPEVARLVQPLGVGLSGRVAQTGERLLIPDVTRDPRFDKRTDQQTGWTTRSMLVVPIREQPDQPIRGVLQVLNKVSGTFVQEDLDYVTALGRQLALVFSLTSLHAERRTQPGLTLRGRFNKVIGRSPAMDAVYQRIMLAAETDATVLLQGETGTGKGVFARAIHDNSKRQAGPLVVLDATTLPAQLIESELFGHERGAFTGANRRVLGKVELAQGGTLLIDEIGDLPLESQGKLLRLLQDREFERVGGRETIASSARVVCATHRDLERMVAEGRFRQDLLYRVKVVQIAIPPLRERGAAEIALLAAHFGRMYAERYGRPQPEWTPRVLDSLAAHAWPGNVRELEHWVESAVVLCPDGQLQPFEPHASTPPTLRDERVVLSGIPMGLTLDEAIRAYAQRALDDAGGNKTEAARQLGIGRNRLARVLGSA